The following are encoded together in the Scomber japonicus isolate fScoJap1 chromosome 20, fScoJap1.pri, whole genome shotgun sequence genome:
- the pigf gene encoding phosphatidylinositol-glycan biosynthesis class F protein, translating to MWDHEIRAMASTHAIIAASVFMATVLPAVVMPGFSVYGAHLLWIYSVSAAVTAVSVAVFWLLGITPPTKKHTVGYKLSKLVRSCLYFFLSCLFFHTVLVLYGAPLIEFALETFSLAVLLTSLTTLRCLCVLGPNVQAWIRVFSRHGAMSVWDTCLQITVACTLVGAWLGAFPIPLDWDRPWQVWPVSCSLGGMIGFLTGLVAAPAWIHYHRKQLTYKCK from the exons ATGTGGGACCATGAAATCAGAGCCATGGCGTCCACTCACGCTATCATCGCCGCCTCGGTGTTCATGGCCACCGTCCTACCTGCCGTGGTCATGCCTGGCTTCTCGGTGTACGGAGCTCACCTGCTGTGGATCTACTCGGTGTCCGCTGCGGTGACCGCGGTCAGTGTCGCCGTCTTCTGGCTGCTCGGCATCACACCGCCCACCAAGAAGCACACTGTGGGATACAAG ctgtccaaGCTGGTTCGTTCCTGTCTCTACTTCTTCCTGTCGTGCCTGTTCTTCCACACTGTGCTGGTTCTCTACGGAGCTCCACTGATCGA ATTTGCCTTAGAAACTTTCTCCTTAGCTGTGCTGCTGACCTCTCTAACCACACTGAGATGTCTCTGTGTGCTCGGCCCCAACGTCCAGGCTTGGATACGAGTGTTCAGTCGCCACGG AGCCATGTCTGTGTGGGACACCTGTCTACAGATTACAGTGGCCTGCACATTGGTAGGGGCCTGGCTCGGAGCCTTCCCTATACCTCTGGACTGGGACAGGCCTTGGCAG GTTTGGCCTGTTTCCTGCAGCCTGGGCGGTATGATTGGCTTCCTGACGGGGCTCGTTGCTGCTCCGGCGTGGATCCACTATCATCGTAAACAGCTTACCTACAAGTGCAAGTGA